The DNA segment GATGGTCACGACTATGCAGCTACCGCAATCGCAGCAGGAGCTGTAGCAGTGCTCGCCAGTCGACCCGTGGATGTACCAGCCATTATGGTGCAGCCACTCGGAAAGATCGACACCAACGCTACCGCCTTGGAAAATGACGAGGACGGCTCCGCTGCCGCTGTCCTGCAGGCGTTAGGGAAGCTCGCACGCCATGTCGTGAAGACCCTTGTCGCGGAAGAAACACTGACAGTAGTGGGTATTACCGGTTCCTCCGGAAAAACAACCACGAAAGACCTCATCAGCCAGGTGCTTACCACGGGAGGACCTGTCGTTGCCCCTCCCGGCTCCTTCAACAACGAGTTGGGATTTCCCTGGACCGCACTGCGGGCCGACCGAGACACCCGCTTTCTCGTTCTCGAAATGTCAGCTCGAGGGATTGGGCATATCCGTGAATTGGCCGACATCGTGGCCCCTAGCATCGGTGTGGTCCTCAACGTCGGACACGCCCATCTTGGCGAATTCGGATCGCAGGAGGCCATCGCCCAAGCGAAAGGTGAGCTCGTCGAAGCGCTCCCTGCTGCTGCCTATGGTGGTTTCGCCGTCCTCAACGCTGACGACGAACGTGTGTCCCAGATGGCCCAACGCACTTCAGCACGTGTTATCACTTACGGTACGCACCCCAGCGCGGACTTCACTGCCGAAAATATCCACCTCGATGAGCTCTCCCGAGCCAGCTACACCCTCGTCACCATGGGGCAGGAATATCCGGTCGAGCTAACAGTTTCTGGTCAACACAACGTACTGAATTCCCTCGCTGCACTAATTGTGGCGCACGCCTGCACTATTCCCATGAAACGAGCGATCAAGGCCTTGCGTTCTGCCACCATTACCTCGGGCCGCCGTATGGAAGTACGCGAGCTCGCTGATGGCACCATTGTTATCAACGACTCTTACAACGCGAACCCCGACTCCATGCGAGCCGCCTTTACCGCACTTAGTGTGATGGCACACCCCGCTCCGGATACCCATCGGAGCAGCTGGGCGGTGCTGGGAATGATGGGAGAACTAGGGGAGGAGTCTGTCGCACAACATACTGCCCTCGCTGAGACGCTCGGTGCCTGCGGCATCGACCATGTGGTGTTGGTGGGGCGCTGCCCAGAGATGGATTCCCTATGTGACGCAGCCCAGGATATAGGAGTTTCCGTAGTGAGCGTAGATAATAAAGAGGACGCGGTCTCCTACCTTGCCGAGCATCGCCACCCAGGTGACGTGATCTTGGTGAAGGCATCGCAGGCCGTTGGACTCTGGACCATTGCGGACGCGGTAAGCGCTGCCGCCAATGGAGCAGCTGAGTAAAGGATCGAACTAGTGGCTCAAATTATTGTTGCGCTGTGCGTGTCAATCTTGGTCTCCATTTTGCTGACCCCAGTGCTCATCAAAAAGTTTCGGCAAGGCGGCATTCGCCAAGAGATTCGGGAAGATGGGCCACAAAGTCACCTCGTGAAGGCCGGCACCCCAACAATGGGCGGCTTGGCTATTCTGATCGGCATCTGGGCTGGTTATTTCTCCGGTGTCATTGTTGGCGCGGTGACGGGTCGCGGTGGTCCAGCAGCATCTGGTTTGCTCGTGCTAATGCTTACGACTTGTCTCGGTCTGGTTGGTTTTGCCGACGACGGCATCAAAGTGTTCAAAAATCGCAATCTTGGGTTGAGCCCCAAAGCCAAATTCTTTGGCCAGTTCGTCTCTGCTATTCTCTTCGCCACCCTGGCCATTTTCTTCCCCAATGAACACGGGCTTACCCCCGCCTCTAAGTTCTTCTCCATCACCCGGGATATTCCAGTCCTCAGCATGGCTGCCGGCGGTGGCATCATCTTTATTTTTTTTGCCTACTTTGTCATTACCGCCTGGTCGAATGCCGTCAACATCACGGATGGCCTAGATGGGCTAGCAGCAGGTTCAATGGCATTGGTGATGGGTGCCTACACTATCATCACCTTCTGGCAGTTCCGCAATGCGTGCTCCACCACCGGCAACGCCATTGGCTGCTACCAAGTGCGAGATCCGCTGGATGTCTCCATGCTGTGTGCCGCCGCCCTTGGCGCCTGCATTGGATTCTTGTGGTGGAACTGCAACCCCGCCAAGATCTTCATGGGAGATACGGGCTCTCTTGCTCTGGGCGGCCTGGTGGCAGGTGTGTCGATTGTCACCCGCACAGAACTGCTTATGGTCGTCATCGGTGCCCTCTTTGTTATCGAAATTTTCTCCGTGGTGCTCCAAGTGGGCTTCTACAAAGCTACTGGCAGACGCATTCTGCGGATGGCACCCTTCCACCACCACTTCGAACTGGGCGGTTGGAAAGAAACAACTGTCATTGTCCGGTTCTGGCTCATTGCTGGTCTCTCCGCAGGTCTGGGTCTTGCTGTGTTCTACGCCGATTGGCTCTCTAAGGTGGCGGTGTAAATGCCAGCGATGCCCCTCGATCTCACCCACCGGCGTGTGCTTGTCCTCGGCGCAGGTGTCTCTGGCCGCGCCGCCGTGCGACTACTTCAGCATATTGACGCCACTGCCGTACTGGTCGACGACAATGAGGCTGCACGTGCAGCCGCTGCAGAACTAGCGGTGGACATCTTCACCATGGCGGAAGCCGAAGCGTCACTGGCAGAGGTAGCATTGGTCGTTACCAGTCCAGGTATCCCTCCTCACCACCCGTTTTTCGCCGTCGCGCAGGCAGCCGGCGTTCCCGTCTGGGGTGATGTTGAATTGTGCTGGCACGTCGATAAAGCCAACCTTTGTGGCCCTTCCCGGGTATGGCTCGCCGTCACTGGCACCAATGGGAAAACCACCACAGTGGGAATGACTACAGCTATCTGCCAGCAGGCTGGAATGTCTGCGGTGGCCTGCGGCAATATCGGATACCCTATTGAGGACGCGCTACTCGATCCCAGCCATCCCAATGTGTTGGTGTGTGAGCTCTCGAGCTTCCAACTCCATTGGGCTCCCAGCGTGACACCACTTGCTGGAGCACTCCTCAACATTGACGAAGACCATTTGGACTGGCACGGCTCAGTTGACGCTTACGCCGCCGCGAAAGCACAGGTGCTTACCGGCCTCTACGGGATCGTGGGAGTCGATGACGCACGTGCGGCCGCAGCCGGAGAGGAATGCCCGGCACAGTTTGTGGTGGGCTTCCGAACCGGAGAACCGCTGCGCGGCCAGGTAGGTGTACACGAAAACGGTCTTTTCGATAATGCCTTTGGCCCAAATGAGGAAGCCCGCTTCCTTATCGAGTGCGCCGATATTCACCCGTCTGGTCCCGCCGGGATTCTTGATGCTGGCGCTGCTGCTGCCCTCGCCTTGGCAGCAGGAGCGATGCCGCAGGATGTGAACACTGCCTTGCAGAGCTTCGAGGTGGCTCCCCACCGTAATGCGGTGGTGGGGACGGTTGATGGCGTAACCTACGTCGACGATTCCAAAGCAACAAATCCACACGCAGCACGCAGCTCTATGCTGGGGTACCCCTCCATTGTGTGGGTCGCCGGCGGCCAATTGAAAGGTGCAGATATCGCGCCCCTCATCAGCGAAGTGGGGGAGCGGCTGCGGGGTGCCGTTATTCTGGGGAAAGACGGCGACCTTATAGTCGAGGCGCTCCACCGTCAGCTACCGCAGTTACCTGTAGTGCGGGTTACCACGGGAGATGACGGCACAGATACGCCGCCTCCCCCCGCAGAGACGGAGCAAGCGATGGCGGAGGCCGTCGCCGCCGCGCGTACCATGGCACAGCCCGGCGATATCGTGC comes from the Lawsonella clevelandensis genome and includes:
- the mraY gene encoding phospho-N-acetylmuramoyl-pentapeptide-transferase, with protein sequence MAQIIVALCVSILVSILLTPVLIKKFRQGGIRQEIREDGPQSHLVKAGTPTMGGLAILIGIWAGYFSGVIVGAVTGRGGPAASGLLVLMLTTCLGLVGFADDGIKVFKNRNLGLSPKAKFFGQFVSAILFATLAIFFPNEHGLTPASKFFSITRDIPVLSMAAGGGIIFIFFAYFVITAWSNAVNITDGLDGLAAGSMALVMGAYTIITFWQFRNACSTTGNAIGCYQVRDPLDVSMLCAAALGACIGFLWWNCNPAKIFMGDTGSLALGGLVAGVSIVTRTELLMVVIGALFVIEIFSVVLQVGFYKATGRRILRMAPFHHHFELGGWKETTVIVRFWLIAGLSAGLGLAVFYADWLSKVAV
- the murD gene encoding UDP-N-acetylmuramoyl-L-alanine--D-glutamate ligase, which codes for MPAMPLDLTHRRVLVLGAGVSGRAAVRLLQHIDATAVLVDDNEAARAAAAELAVDIFTMAEAEASLAEVALVVTSPGIPPHHPFFAVAQAAGVPVWGDVELCWHVDKANLCGPSRVWLAVTGTNGKTTTVGMTTAICQQAGMSAVACGNIGYPIEDALLDPSHPNVLVCELSSFQLHWAPSVTPLAGALLNIDEDHLDWHGSVDAYAAAKAQVLTGLYGIVGVDDARAAAAGEECPAQFVVGFRTGEPLRGQVGVHENGLFDNAFGPNEEARFLIECADIHPSGPAGILDAGAAAALALAAGAMPQDVNTALQSFEVAPHRNAVVGTVDGVTYVDDSKATNPHAARSSMLGYPSIVWVAGGQLKGADIAPLISEVGERLRGAVILGKDGDLIVEALHRQLPQLPVVRVTTGDDGTDTPPPPAETEQAMAEAVAAARTMAQPGDIVLLAPAAASYDMFTGYGQRGELFAAEVLKH
- a CDS encoding UDP-N-acetylmuramoyl-tripeptide--D-alanyl-D-alanine ligase gives rise to the protein MIPLSLAQIATIVGGTLNEAADPQAVVDGTVEFDSRKVTPGGLFLCIPGARVDGHDYAATAIAAGAVAVLASRPVDVPAIMVQPLGKIDTNATALENDEDGSAAAVLQALGKLARHVVKTLVAEETLTVVGITGSSGKTTTKDLISQVLTTGGPVVAPPGSFNNELGFPWTALRADRDTRFLVLEMSARGIGHIRELADIVAPSIGVVLNVGHAHLGEFGSQEAIAQAKGELVEALPAAAYGGFAVLNADDERVSQMAQRTSARVITYGTHPSADFTAENIHLDELSRASYTLVTMGQEYPVELTVSGQHNVLNSLAALIVAHACTIPMKRAIKALRSATITSGRRMEVRELADGTIVINDSYNANPDSMRAAFTALSVMAHPAPDTHRSSWAVLGMMGELGEESVAQHTALAETLGACGIDHVVLVGRCPEMDSLCDAAQDIGVSVVSVDNKEDAVSYLAEHRHPGDVILVKASQAVGLWTIADAVSAAANGAAE